The nucleotide window ACTGCATTGGTAACTGTTGATCAATGGCCGTGGTGCTACTGTGTTTTCTGACTTGTAACAAAGTTTCTGAGCTCTGTCCAACGATGTTTTTGAAATCTGTGACTGGCTGAAGATGACCAAGTGCTAGAACGGAAGCAACCAGCCAGCTACTAATCATCCTAACCAATATGAGAAACGGCATGAGTTTTTTCTTGGAATCACTCTTCTTTCACCTTACAAGTTACAGCCTTATTCCACCCCACTCGTGTACAGCAGAGACTGGTCGTTAACAGCTCAAAGCAGGATGAACGGCTTTTTTCTGGTCTCTAAAATTATCTCCCATGGCAAAAGTTCAGAAGAACCCTCGCATCCTCTGCCCTAAATCGTTTCCTAACTGGGACTGACAGGAGAGTAAATGCACTTAACTATTATAGCAAGCTTATGAAGACTTGAAGGACTTCAGCTTTTCAATCTCTAAGCTGGGTTGAATCATTAAGAATGAGTTGCACATGCCCAAAACTCATTGGATGAGATCACTGTCATGGCATTAACGCCAGCCACTGAACGCAAAAGGGTACACACTTAAATGTTGATCACTTGCACGATATTCCACCATGATTTCATCGGGTGATTTGGTAGGCTCTTGCCATAACTGTTAGACGATTAGGGTGGTCAGTGGCCAAAGTTTATGCTGGCTTTAGTCTCATGTTAAACAGAAAGGACACAGTGTATTTGGCTGAAGAGACGGAGAAAAAACCAtaatataaatctatttttatactaattttaaaataaattcacattttcttaaaattaaaaatataaaaaagcatgTCACTTCTATCTCCagtatttatgtttaattaactTCATTTCAAGCTGATGCTTCAATAAATCAGGCCCATTTGAAGTGTATATCAGTCTTTCAGATGAACATGTTCTTGAGTAGACAAACCACATTTGAACTGTTAAAAAGGGAAAATGTCAGATGGGATTCAACTACTACTCGCAGAGCATTAATGGTAGGGCATTTGGTGTCACGTTATCTGACTGGGACAAATATTTCTCATCACTTGCTAGACCTATAAATACCCCACACCACATTGAGTTTTCAATGCACCAACTATCAAAAAGAGATGGGCTCTTCTCCATTACTCTCTTTCCTTGTTCTCACTTCTCTGATGTTCTTGTTCGTCACCCTTTCCCATTCTTCACAGTACGATGTTGCTCAAGAACCAGCGCCTCCTGTTACGTCCAGGAAAATCTCTCGCGATTCTGAGAAAGTCACAATGTCTTTATATTATGAATCTCTTTGTCCATATTGCAGCAGTTTCATTGTAGGTCCCCTAGCTCAGGTCCTGGAGACTGATCTCATGACCATTCTCAATCTCAGACTGGTTCCATGGGGAAATGCTATTCTAGACTCCAACAATACCATTGAGTGTCAGGTTGCAATTTCCATCTTCAgtgttgttctttctttttgtttcttgctctttccATTGTTTGACCAATCACCTTTTACTTCGGTATTTTGCAGCATGGGGAAGATGAATGCTATCTGAACATCATACATACTTGTGCCATCAACCTCTGGCCTGATTTGGTAAACCTGCTCTCTCTGATAAATACTCAACTGTGAACAGAAATAAACATGGTGGAAAAACAAGCATTTATTGTAATTTAG belongs to Populus nigra chromosome 18, ddPopNigr1.1, whole genome shotgun sequence and includes:
- the LOC133678876 gene encoding gamma-interferon-responsive lysosomal thiol protein-like; protein product: MGSSPLLSFLVLTSLMFLFVTLSHSSQYDVAQEPAPPVTSRKISRDSEKVTMSLYYESLCPYCSSFIVGPLAQVLETDLMTILNLRLVPWGNAILDSNNTIECQHGEDECYLNIIHTCAINLWPDLKKHFNFIKCIEKQYKARDRNGAEDSWEVCSGKLRLSTQSMKTCYDSGHGKKVWFIH